DNA sequence from the Sceloporus undulatus isolate JIND9_A2432 ecotype Alabama chromosome 4, SceUnd_v1.1, whole genome shotgun sequence genome:
GGGCTAGCATAGCAAAGTTAAACATTTTTCTTAGCTATGTGTTTTGCTCCATCCAGACATGGAACTTTTCCCTTTCTAAATATTCTTACCTGAAGTCACTGGTGAGAAGTTACAACCTAAAAATTGGCATAGCCTTGACCCAATACTGAAAAGAACTTTTCATTTTACAGTTCTTGCCAGGGGGCACAGGAAATGCTTTTGCCTCATGTTTTCTTCATATTAAAGACATCCCATCAATGTACTGGTAGGCAgaaacatcaataataataataataatagtaataataataataataataataataataataataataataaattaggtCCCTCTGAAAACTGTAAACAGAATGATCATGTTCATTCCTCAGGATAATGCTTGAAACCTCTATATAAGGGAGTGTTCTAAGTATCCCAATGCTTGGCATGCATCTATTTTTAGGTTTGTATACCATCTTTTGATGATATGATTTCCAAGGTGAGTTATTTCAGGCCTCTATCCTCAAGTTTACAttcacagtaataaaatgaaacagATCAAATTGACAAAACTATTTCCCAATACAGGAGGTGGTTacataagtacagtggtgcctcgggttacgaaattaattcgttccgcggctaatttcgtaacccgaaaagccttcgtaagccgaaaacccataggcgctaatggggaaaaaagccgcggctctgccgcggctccatttaaaacagcgccggagttttttcgtaacccgaaacaataaatccctatgggatttattcgtatcccgaaaaattcgtaagctgggtatttcgtatcccgaggtaccactgtatatctaaaCTCCAGTGGCCTTCAGAAGCCATGCATAAAATGGGTAGACAGTACACAAAATCCAGTATAAAAAAACCTATCCAGAGTCCTTTTGTGTTTTCAAAACTTGGCTGTCCTGCACAAACATACGATGAAGCATTATTCCTTGTGCTCCAAGGGCCTGTTAAGTAGTCTAATTCTCACAAAACAACCAAGGATTTTAACATTTAATTTGCTCACCCATTTTTTTAGGCAGCAAGTACACATCTTGTTTATATCGTCCCTCAGGAGCATTATAAAGCTCAATCAAAGCCAGAGCCTGTGAAAATCGGAGAAATGAGAAAGTAACAGCTGCAAACTTCGTCCACTGTTTCCAACACACTTTGAAACACCATTATTGTGGCTTTGACATTCCTTTGAGTCAAATCTGCTAAGTTATAATCAACACAGGTTCATTACACCTTGAATTTAGTAGTGGTGATCTTCAGTTTTTAAAGGAAAGTTAATAAAAGCATTGAGAACCTCAACTGGAGGAGAAAATCACGTGACCTGCCACATGCTGTTGAGCTGCAAATCTCAGCAACCGCAGCCAGCATATCCAATGATGATGAATGCCAAGGAATTTCCCTGCAATGGTATGCGGAGGGCTGTATGATTCTTGGTTCTGATATAAACTTATTTTTGAAAAGGTTATGAAATTGCAGGGTGGGTTTGTTGGTTCAGAATATAGCAACTTGGTGAAATGGATACTGACTGGTATTTCTGTGCTTGTTCAATTTGAATAAAGATAAGGAATGAAAAAAATGCTCCATTATTATTTAGGGTACATCCTAGCACTTAAACAGCTAAGGTTCATAATGTCATTTTATTGAGGAGAAAGGACAACCTCCCTTGTATGAATGTTACAAACAGGTATCAAAATAGTTATGTTATATTTAAAATTGCCAATATGGATATTATGAGTAAGTGAGGCAtcgtttttaaatatttgtttttaggTTTACTGGGGGGGAAAAGTCTGGCATCCTGAGAGCTTTGGATTTGTAGGAAAATTATCTGTTGTCACCTCCAAGGGGACATTTGATGGGAACATGGAGAAGTCTCTGGAAGTCCCTTCCTAGAGAGATGCTAGACCTAGAGGGTGCTTAGACTGGCACTTTTCTTACTATCTTTCTGTAAGCAGGTAAAGCACTTTTTATTCTGATAGGCCTTTGAGAATTGATTTTTCAGGAGGAAAGGCCTTGTATAATATGCTGGACTTTTATCTGTTGTTGTCATAAtttattttaactggtttaaaaTTTTATgatagtttgttttttaacttttgcatactgttaatttttaactatgtttgttttaacactGGTAAGATGCCTTGAGTCCTAAACTGGGAAAAAGTGGGGAATAAACAATAGGGACGACAATTGCAGAATAAATATGCATCTTTACAGGCTGTACAGCAGAGGTCAGCAAAATAAAGCCCTCCAGATATNNNNNNNNNNNNNNNNNNNNNNNNNNNNNNNNNNNNNNNNNNNNNNNNNNNNNNNNNNNNNNNNNNNNNNNNNNNNNNNNNNNNNNNNNNNNNNNNNNNNTGAAATATTGGCATGTATgacataatatttatatttattggaaGTAAGTCCCAAGATGTTCAACAGTGTTTGCTTCCAAGTTGGTTTGCAGTGTGAGGCGCTTCACTACTGGCAAAAGGAAGACGTTATAGACATAATGGAGAAAATTATCCTGGGCAGGTACAGACATGGATTCATCATTTACTGTTTGTATCTATATTTGCAGCTCCTGATTTTGACACAAGTCAGTGGACCAATGTGAAGGAGAAACTGAGTCTGGACTTCCCAAATGTATGTAGCAACTGTGGCAGCACAATTAATGTTGAGTGGTTGTGTGGAAGTAGAATTAGTTTGCTGGTGATGATTTTGAGATGTGTGGAAACTACTAGAAGGctctgaaaaagttatttttttttgaactacaggTCTTAGAACCAGCCAGTCAGGATAGTCACTGGCCATGCAGACTGGGGGATTTTTGGAGTTGGAGTACGAAAAGCTAAGTTTTCCAAACTTGGGTTATTAGCAGCACGTCTTCCTGTGCTTTTGCAAAGAGACTCTTGCCATATTTCAAACTCCTAAGTGAGATGCTGCTTCAAATAGAGATTACAGCTCATTTGAAAACTAGGATGTGAGTAGAATCTCAGGCAATCGTTAGCAGAAAACCTGGTGTTTCCAGTGTATTCCTGGTTGCATTCTTGCAGGCCAAAATATGTGAGAAGCCAAGAACATTCCATCATGACTTTGAAAGCTCTGGAAGACTAGGGGGCACATTAATAATTCAGGAGACTTTTGAGGGTTGCCCCCCTCACTGCACCTGCAGTATGTGTAtatgaatatgtatgtgtgtgtgcttgtgtaagTGTGTGAGATTTATTTTGCCCTCAAATGCCTTCTACTAGGGGACATGTTTTGGGCCCTTTCTAggcacccagagggcattttGAGGTAAAAAGATTTAAAAGGCAGGGAGtcgtgttttttgtttttgcaaaatttcattttgacccTAGTAGGTGCATGAGGGCTCCAAACATGATGAAAAGGTCTGGTACACCTCCTAGAGAtttcaaagagagaaaaaattgggaaagtttacatttttacatttttattattctggaccctcaaaattgcatttttatcttctggaggacctggagggccacaaaaacagccctgggggcCACAGGTAGCTGGCAGGGTGTGtgaactttgcccacccttgctttgaaacaacaaaaatcaaGGCCTGGTAAACTTGTAGCAAACAGTCATAACCTCCGAATATTCAAATTAAAATGTACAGAATTTTGGCAGGAGTTGTTTTACCATGATGTAGAATTTGGTATTTTTAAGGATGTAGGATTAAAGAAGATGTTTTAGTATTTActgtgaaaaaagaaagatgtgGTAGAGGTTAAGACTAGACAAGAAACAGTTTGGACATGGCTGTTTACTCCTTCTCCATTCTTTCCCCTAAAGCAGTGGCAGAGATtgtttggctctccagatatttagGATTTCAGTTGCTGGAAACCCAAGCCATCATAGTCAATGATAGGTGATTATGGGAGCTCCAGACCAAAACACCTGGTGAGCCAGAGATTTCCCAACCCTGTAAGAGTTAAAGCCCATTGAGGTAGCTGCTGCTGCCTAATGTTTGCTTCATCTTCATTGTTAGCTGATTACAGATTTTTCTGTCTACTTTCAAATTTAGTGCAAAAGTTCTCTTTTTTCCTGAAGGCTCTAAGGAACCATTTGAGTATCTAGCATCATTTCCCCCTATGGCTGTTTATGCTCAGAAAAATCTTCAGATTCCCTTTTTTGTACTTATTATCCTAAATAATGGAACATTGTCTGTTGAGGatggagggccagtgtggtgttgtgctttggcttttggaatatgATTCTGGGGCCatggtttgatttccagctcagctgtgaaacctGCTGGGGCTGGGGGACcttgttctcagcctcaagggaaggcaatagcaaacttcctctgaacaagtctggctaagaaaaccccatgggagagttaccataggttggaaatgaattgaaggcacataacaacaacaactaatgaGGATGACCAAGTATGAAAATCACTTAAAAATTCCAGCAATGCCAttaatcttcttctctttccccagcTCCCATATCTAATTGATGGTGAGACGAAGATTACACAGAGTAATGCCATCCTGCGATACATTGCACGCAAGCACAAGATGTGTGAGTGTTCAAGCAGCCAGTGATTTTTATACAGGTTTAACGCTCCAAAGTAATGTAAGGCCAAATTGGTGATGGGGGTTGGAAATATTTTTACTTTCTCTGTGTCTTGTGTTGCTACAGGTGGTGAGACTGAAGAGGAAATGATCCGAGTGGATATACTTGAGAACCAAGTCATGGATTTACGAATGGGACTTGCAAGAATATGCTATAACCCAGATTTTGTGAGTTTTGTGGCTTGTGTTCTCCTTCTGAATGGGATAAGACTGGGAATTCAGCAAATCATTTGACACTTGACAACTGGGAGGATAAATACGCAATGAGTGTGTCAGAAGATAGCACTTATGTAAGACTTACTAAATATCCTTTGTCCCTTCCTAGGATTGAGAGGGGGACAAAATTCTGCTTGTAAAGTTGACAGAGGTGGACAGGGTTTtgtgagaaaagaggaaaagagacctAGGAATGTAAAATCTCTTGAGGTTTCTGAAGAGGTTAGCTGAAATTGAGCCTATGGGTGAtactcatctttttttttttttgcaggaaaaACTGAAGCCTGAGTACATTGAACAGCTACCTGGGAAGCTTAAGCTGTTCTCCCAGTTTCTGGGGAACAGAAAATGGTTTGCTGCAAATAAGGTACAGATCTTGGGTATGGTTTATATGGAGGCCAAACTTTATATCAAGTCAATGCTTCACTTTACAatgtctcctttttttcctttatctttttaaaaaatcttagatCACCTATGTAGATTTCCTTGTATATGATGGTTTGGATATGCACCGGATATTTCAGCCAAAATGCTTGGATGAGTTCAAAAATCTAAAGGATTTCCTGGATCGCTTTGAGGTGAAATTTACCATGGTTTATTTACACTTGAAATGCCAAAATGAAGGGTTCTTCAGGCATTTGTATCAAAGGGAACTTAGTGGAATTAATGGCAAAGGTTCCTCTCTCCAAAGCATCTTTCCAGTTTTTTCCAGCTTTCTACAATGTCACTACATATcacaatgactaacaaattaGATTCCACAACTTAATCTTTTGTCATGTAGTGGAGTGTTTGCAGATTGTTCTGTGTTGAGTGTAAAGCCTGATTTTGGACAATGATTCCAGGCTTCTATTGTAGACTGCCTTATTATGAGGAAAGCAGAACAGCCCCCGGTGTTGAAAACCCTTCTAGTAGGAATAGAAGAATATGCTTTCAACTTGGAGTAAAAAATAGTAGTTCGAGGCCTACACCATTTCTTCAGAGGTCAGGACAGTTAAATATTGTATTTCTTTAAACTCAGAGATTTCTTCCAGGAGGTGTCTGGCATTCTATATTATAGTTATAAATTTGTAACCTAGAATTACCACTATGTAATTGCTCTCTGTTCAGTAACACTGTGTAGTTACTGTGTTGTAAATGCCCCTCCCAAGTCCACCTTAACAACCACCTGCCACAGAGAGTGAAGGATTTCTGTTGAGCTGCAGTTTGGTGTGCAAGAAGGATTACCATTTCCAGTCCCCTCCTGGTAGCAAGTGAGGTTGCAGAAATCAGAAACAGgacccctgttgcaattccttgtcACAGGCTCCCTAACTGAGGAGGCTAGAAACATAATCCTCTTTATCTTCTGATTGGCAACTGAACAGCCCTCCTTCACTcagtgtggcttctggctgttaaggtgggcttgGTGTTCATGCCAAGAGACACTCCTTAACTACAGATTTGTTACTAAGAAGCTGATGTAGAATATCAGCATATTTTAACCAAAGACCACTATGTAGTGCTATTATACTACATATACAAGAGCTTCAAGATGtcggtgtgtgtgttgttgttgctggtttaAAGGAACTATGACAGAGTTAGGACACCTGATGCCCTCCTGTCTTGTTGATTTAGGcttattttgctttaaaatatttgaggAGAAGATGGTGGTTCACCCCAGCCATAGATTATCTGAACTGAATGATAATCTCAGGAAAGAGCTGACACCACACTCCATGACAAAGAACTAAGTCTGGATCTTGtttgtatgaatgagagactgtgATATCAATCATGGTTAATTATGCTGGAAATGAACTTCCCCTCTCTCCTAATTCTGGTTTATTTTCCTGGTTTGTTGGCTATTATTATGACTTCAGTCTCTGTACAAGGACACCCCCATTTGGTTTAACAGAAGCCATTTTGCGTGTGTGCTAAGAACCCTATGCTGTGGGAcgaggggaggggaaagggaggtGCACTGAGCTTCAGCCTGGAACAAACATTCAGtccagaccaggggtaggcaacctgcggcccgtgggccagatgcggcccagcgaggccttgggaccggccccagcccggtcctgctgccgattgctgctggggcctttggcctcttgcgcgcaggggcaaggggggcaattgctatagaagcctcagaaacatgcattatctaacatttttttaaaaaatcagcaaattttttcacgtgtcctccacttttttaaaaaagtgtccaccatttgaaaattttgtcctcatttgtcccggtttatttatttatttaatttttaaattttttaaaattatttaattttttggcttcggccccccagttgtctgagggacagcaacccggcccccggctcaaaaggttgcctacccctggtccagaCCTTAGTCATTTCCAGGAATATCATAGGTATGCATGTATACATGCCTTTAAATCATTGAAATCTCAGTGATGTTTAGAGAGCTCAATGCCAAAGTTTTTGATAACTTGTGCATTATAAAGATACCTAGGCACATATAACATTGTGTTTTTCATCTTCACAGGCAAGAAATAATAATCCCTGCAGTGTTCCCCCACTGGGTGAGAACATGGAAAATTTCTGTACATTTCCCAAACAATGCCTGTGCTTCAGGAAGTATTTCTTGGTGCATGAATTCACTTCTTTTTCTAAGCAGAAATACACAtgactttctgtgcaggaaacatatTTTCTAGGCAGTAATACACATGGGCCAGTATTGTGTATCAGGAGATGTAGACACAGTAATGGCCCATCTGACATCCCCCCCACTATCATTTCCAGCAGCAGCCCCCTAaaatcaggcatttcctggtcaGTGGAGAGTGTGGGTGGAAGAGCAGTCAAAACACACCCAGCACCCAGCTATAGCCCAGGGGTGGGCAAATGGTCATCCCTGATCCACTTATGGCCCCTAGATGGTTTTGTGGCTCCTAGGTCCCAAGAATCGTTTTTCTAAAATtcaaaaatgccctctgggaaTATGAAGGGCATTTCTTCCATATTTGGAGACTCCTAGCTCctccagaacaaaacaaacaatattttaaattattgtctgCAAATGCCATCTAAAGCTTGTGGGTacattttcattatgttttgcCCTCCTAGGGCTATTTAGGCACAGAAGAGCCCTATTTTTGaaactgcaataataataataataataataataataataataataatttgtataccgccctctggcaaaccaatccgggtggttaacaaagtaaatataaaatgtgacaataaaaacacttatccctccccccttaagacagtattaaacagtataacatataaaacacaatatcaatgcaataaaacaacaattaaaaactaaaacccgatatccctctgttgatcctcgaccatcactaagaggggccacgggaggaatgagggaagcaggaacctgggccaggatggttaatctggaaaggcctaccggcctttaaagctgtctaatgatgttatctgacggatctcatctggcaggtcgttccagagtttgggggcaacagcagagaacaccctccgggaggtcgccgcaagcctagattttagaggctgcagtaagttcctcccagaggaccagaaagcgcggggaggattgtacaggaggaggcggtccctgagatagcttggacccaagccatttagggctttaaaggtgataaccaacaccttgtactgggcccagaagctgataggcagccagtggagggacctcaaaaccggagtaatgtgtctctcctagatgttcctgagacaagcctggctgccatattttgaaccagctgtaatttccgagtcaagcacaggggtagccccatgtagagtgcattacagaagtcaaggcgtgaggttaccagtgcgtgcacaaccgtctcaagatccttacttccagaaaggggcgcagctggcgtatcagccgaagctgataacaggcactcctgaccgtcgcatttacctgatttgtcatcaggagcgacgagtcgaggagcacccccagactgcaagtGAGCAGCAAGTGGCTTCTGTATACTTCCAGGTGTTAATAAAGGCTTCTCTTGGGCCAAATATGGCTGAGGAAGACCCAAAACCATGGTGAGAATGTTGCTATGCCATTTACACAGTGTTTAGGGTCAttttggaacaacaacaacaaaaaacaaatgtcttctttttttcaggagcAGGTAATATAGCCATCCAAAAGTTTTTTTGTTGctaatgtcccccccccctcctccccgccTCCTGCTTTTCACATTTGTCCATCCCTGCTATAGGCATCTGGATGATAATGTCACTGTTCTTTGTCTAGGAAGATTGGAAA
Encoded proteins:
- the LOC121928287 gene encoding glutathione S-transferase Mu 1-like produces the protein MGVILGYWDIRGLAHAIRLLLEYTETPYEDKQYVPGPAPDFDTSQWTNVKEKLSLDFPNLPYLIDGETKITQSNAILRYIARKHKMCGETEEEMIRVDILENQVMDLRMGLARICYNPDFEKLKPEYIEQLPGKLKLFSQFLGNRKWFAANKITYVDFLVYDGLDMHRIFQPKCLDEFKNLKDFLDRFEALEKISAYMKSDRFMRTPIFWRIAQWSNKKE